A segment of the Acomys russatus chromosome 30, mAcoRus1.1, whole genome shotgun sequence genome:
ATATgtcaaaattagaaaaatggaCAATTGAGCTgggcgcgcctttaatcccagcactcaggaggcagagatgcaggtggatctctgagagttcaaggccagcctgctctacaaagtgagtccaggatagccaaggctatccagagaaaccctgtctctaaatccaaagaagaaaaaaaaaaaaaaaagaaagaaaaaaaaaaaaagaggaaaattgaCAATCACAACTTTAAAAACTcttctaaattttttattagAAGAATAACCAAGAAGCAACTATTTTGCTAAAGACTGTATCTTTTTACAAGCCTGCATTGCTGTTTCCTAGGAGACCCAGCAAATTTCATCTTTGACTTGGCGCTTACCTCTGAAtaaagaggtggaggcaggaaccggAACTCCTGGATATAGGCGAACAGTGGTCCTTGAAGAGCGCGCTCAAAATCGTCACATGCGCTCATGGGGGCGAGGTTGCTTCGCCTTTGTTCCTCAGTTACCACTTCTGCGTAGCTGGGTGGCGCTGAAGGAAAAAGATACACGCAATTCGAACAACATGTTCTTATGCATGTCAAAATACACAGAATAGTAGATATTAAAAAAGTGTCATGTAAAAGAATAATTATTTGGTGATTAAAACAAGGGAGATATACAACAAAACTTAATACTAAAGTCACATATGCTatctaagataaaaatttaactAGGGATATAAattatcaaacaacaacaaagtctaaGTAATAATAGATAGAATAAGATTAGACATTTATTATCAAATTACCTTCAGGTCTTTCAGGAAGGGATAAGCCCAGCCAGTTCATATTCATGCTACACTGACTGCTCACACTTGAGGTTCTGCTACCAAACGGATGAAGAGGAATGGTACCGATGACAAGTggcaaattaagaaataaatccATAGCTCCAGGAATATCCACATATACCTAAACAGTAAAGAGATGTTGGAGTCAGCCTTCTAAGTAGGAGTTTCTTTAACAACACAACGCAATTTTGACATTAACGGAGATGCCTTTTCATTTCTAGGAAGTTCCTCTTTTATGCTATGTGGTAAAATTAGTGGTCACAGTGTAAAGTTTCACACATGCGCACgcaacgcgcgcgcgcgcgcgcacacacacacacacacacacacacactgcactgagACTACTATAAAAACCAATCTTGGGTAAGTCAAAATTATAACCCCATAACCTTAAGACAAGTCATGAACATTTCTTACAGTAACACTTACCATTAGCGAATACTCCACACGGATTATACTACAATCGAGGATAGAGGGTGAAACTGGTGGAATTTTTAGCAGCTTGCCATTCCACGTTTCTGTCTTCCCAGATGATAAGGATTCCCCACGTAAGTTTGCCACCAGCTGTTTAACTTCCTTCATTTTCCCTTTGGCATAGAAGGCCTGTGTTTGGTAAATGGCTGCCTTTGGCACTACCATTCGGGAAGAGCAGTTCTCAATCTCAGCAAATATCTGTATTGATTCACCTGGAGAGGGAAGCAGTTATATTCACTATTAGCAAAGAAATCAGCAAACACCTATTGTAAAGCGTTGACTTCTGAAGCTTAGTTATGAAGAGCAACTAACCCCATGGAGGAAACGCTGTCTACAAGTGGGCAAAGCAACCTACAGTCAAGAACGGCTGCCCACTCACAGAACTATAGGGAAAAGGGGGCCTACA
Coding sequences within it:
- the Arrdc3 gene encoding arrestin domain-containing protein 3 isoform X2, producing the protein MVVPKAAIYQTQAFYAKGKMKEVKQLVANLRGESLSSGKTETWNGKLLKIPPVSPSILDCSIIRVEYSLMVYVDIPGAMDLFLNLPLVIGTIPLHPFGSRTSSVSSQCSMNMNWLGLSLPERPEAPPSYAEVVTEEQRRSNLAPMSACDDFERALQGPLFAYIQEFRFLPPPLYSEIDPNPDQSSEDRPSCPSR